One Numenius arquata chromosome 10, bNumArq3.hap1.1, whole genome shotgun sequence DNA segment encodes these proteins:
- the REEP3 gene encoding receptor expression-enhancing protein 3: MLYPAYYSYKAVKTKNVKEYVRWMMYWIVFALYTVTETITDLTVSWFPLYYELKIAFVIWLLSPYTRGASLIYRKFLHPLLSSKEREIDDYIVQAKERGYETMVNFGRQGLNLAATAAVTAAVKSQGAITEKLRSFSMHDLTTIQGDEPVGQRPYQTLPEAKKKTRASASESSGYKTPLEKNPGDDKTDEEMEGTHSEDEMFAQRGLRRTQSMKSVKTIKGRKEIRYGSLKYRIKKRPAVYF, from the exons GTTCGCTGGATGATGTATTGGATTGTGTTTGCTCTTTATACAGTTACTGAAACAATAACTGACCTAACAGTCTCTTG GTTTCCACTTTACTATGAACTGAAGATAGCTTTTGTTATTTGGCTCCTTTCCCCATATACTAGAGGGGCGAGTTTAATCTACAGAAAATTTCTCCACCCGCTTCTTTCTTCTAAAGAAAGG GAGATTGATGACTACATCGTACAAGCCAAAGAAAGAGGCTATGAGACCATGGTGAATTTTGGAAGGCAAGGGTTGAATTTGGCAGCAACTGCTGCAGTGACAGCGGCTGTAAAG AGTCAAGGTGCGATAACTGAGAAACTGAGAAGTTTCAGTATGCATGATTTGACTACTATACAAGGAGATGAGCCAGTAGGACAGAGGCCCTATCAGACATTGccagaagcaaaaaagaaaaccagagcttCTGCAAGTGAATCTTCAG gtTACAAAACTCCATTGGAAAAAAATCCTGGAGATGATAAAACagatgaagagatggaggggACACATTCAGAGGATGAAATGTTTGCTCAGAGAGGCCTTCGAAGAACTCAGAGCATGAAATCTGTGAAAACTATTAAAGGCCGTAAAGAG ataCGGTATGGATcactgaaatacagaataaagaagAGACCCGCTGTATACTTCTAA